From Sphingorhabdus sp. SMR4y:
GGGTGCTCAAACCCGGTGGCCTGCTGCTGCACATGGAATTACCGCCGAACGGCCAGATGAATGCCTTTGACGGATTCTATCTCGACTGGGACAGTTGGTATAACAACGAACCTTTTTACAAGGGCTTCCGTGATGAGGACCCGAAACAGCTCTGTGAGAAAGGGGGCTTCGATCCGGACAATTATTTCCAGTTCGTCGTTCCCAGCATCGGCGTCTACGGAGCCGATGCGGTCACCGATGCCATCGCAAATGAAGCCGCCAATGCGGTGGACAGCGAGACGACGGGAAGGCTTGCCGAAGGCATTATGTGGTTCGGTTTCGGAGCCTGGAAATGACAATGACAGAAGCGGCATTCAAACCCGATGACACGCCAAAGGAAATCTATGGTCCCGATGGCAAACCGAAATTTTTCGACGATCCTGGCATGGACCGCTTTGTCGCGGTCATCATGAACATGGCACAGGAAATGTGGGTTCAGGAAGAACGTCTCATGACACTGGAAGGTCGCGAGGCAAATCCGGAGGACCGGGAAGCCAAGATGAAAATATTCATAGACCGTATTTTTGCACCGCTACGCGAAGGAGCTTGATAGATGAAAGTTTGGGAAATCGGTGCACGCACCGGCATTGACGGTCTGCGCATGACGGAGCGTGATCAACCAACAGCCGGGGCTGGCGAACTGCTGGTCAAGGTGACCGCGAGCGGTCTCAATTTCCGTGACCTGATGGTCCTGAGCGGCAATTACGGCGAGAATCTTCCCGAAGGCCGCATTCCCCTGTCCGACGGCGTCGGAGTGGTCGAAGCCATTGGCGAAGGCGTGGCCGGCTTTGCGGTTGGCGACCGGGTCACGGCGCCGCATTTTCTTAACTGGCTCGATGGCCCCTATAATTTCGGAATATTCGGAACCGATCTCGGCGTCACCGCCGATGGCTGGCTGGCTGAAAAAATCACGCTACCTGCCAGTGCCGCTATCGTCCTGCCCGATGCAGTCGACGACCAGACCGCCGCCTCGCTGTCGGTTGTCGCCGGTACCGTATGGCATGCCATGGTCGCGTTCGGCGCCGTCAAGCCCGGCGAGCTGGTACTGGCGCAAGGGACCGGCGGCGTTTCTATCTTTGCCCTGCAGTTGGCGAAAGCCCTGGGTGCGGACTTTGCCATCAGCTCGTCCAGCGACGATAAGCTGGCGCGCGCGCAAGAGATGGGCGCGGACTATGTCGTCAATTATCGTGATCGACCAGATTGGGCCTCGGCGCTGCTGGAAAAAACCGGCGGTCGCGGCGCAGATGTCGTCGTTGACACGCTTGGTTTTCCGGCACTTGGCGAAACAGTGGCGGCAACAGCGGTCAACGGACGGATTGGCACTTTGGGCGCGCTATCGGGCTCACCGCAGGCAACAGCCAGTGCCAGCCAGGGCGCAATCATCGGCAAGAATATAACGATCAAGGGCATTGCGTCGGGAAGCCGTGCCATGACGGCCGACGCCATTGCTGTTGTCGCCGAACATGGCATCAGCAATCCCGTCGACAAGCAATTTTCATTTGCCGACGCTCCGGCGGCTTACCGGTATCTGGAAAGCGGATCCCATTTTGGGAAAATCCTTATCCGCCCGGATGAAATGCCGGTGTCCTAGAGCGGCGCAGCGACCGGATTGAACGCCATCATGGCCATATTGTTCATCGGCGCCGATGCCGGCTTGAACTGGTCCGGATTTATCGCCTGCGTCACTTGTCCCTGAACGAGGGACGCGGCATGGACCTGTTCGGTACGGGGTTGCCGTGCGGCTTCATAGCGAGCCAGCGCCTGGTCGGTATCGGGTTCCTGAGTCAGGGCCTTGGCCAGAATGAAGCCGTCCTCGATAGCCATGGCTGCCCCCATACCCAGAAAGGGCAGCATGGCATGTGCTGCATCGCCCAGTAATACCGCTCGGCCGCGCGACCAGCTGGCGAGCGGCTTGCGGTCATAAAGACCCCATTTGATGATGTTCGACGCATGGCCAATCAGCCCCACGACATCGTCATGCCAGCCTGCAAATGCCTGTGCCAGTTCACTTTGCGTGGCACCGATCGACCAGCCTTCCGGCACGGGCTCTCTTGTTTCCACTATTCCGGCGCAATTTACGACTTCCCCGTTGCACATGGTATAACGGTTGAAGGTTCGCTGCGGACCGATGAAAATGGCGCTGCGTCCCAGATCCATATATGGGCTGGCCTGCTCCATCGGCACCAGAAAACGATAGGCAATATGTTCGGTGAACCGCGGTTCGTCCCCGGGCCGAAGCATCGCGCGCACCGCCGACCGGACCCCGTCTGCCCCCACCAGCAAGTCCCCTGCAGCCGTATCGCCATTGGCAAATTTCGCTAAGACCTGATTGCCCTCGTCTGTAAATTCGACCAGCTTGTGGCCGGTAAAGATCCGACCGCCGAGACTTTCCAGAGCGTCAATCAACACCTGCTGCAAATCAGCGCGATAGATGTGGCGGACAATATCGGCCTCTCCGTCATCAGCCCGCCCGTCGCCCGGGTCAAAATCCCCCATCAGCAGACGGGCGTTCCGGTAATGCAGGAACGGAAGCACGCCGGCCGGACAGGCTTTCGCGGCCACCGCACCCTGCAAGCCAAGCGCGCGAAAAACATGCTGGGCTCCGAGACCAAGAGTCAACCCCGCTCCCGTTTCCTCAAGCCTGCCGGCCGCTTCGTGGACCTCGACATCCATCCCGCGCTTGCGCAGTGCAATCGCCGCCGTCAGTCCGCCCAGCCCGGCCCCGATGATTAATATGTTCAAGGCCAGCCCCTCGCCGCTAGCGCTTCAGTTCGACCAGTTCGTACCAGGTCATCATATATCCACCGACCCCGCCCTGAACAAAAATGCCGTCTTCGTCGTCGGTGATCCATACATCATAAGGCGGATGCTCGCCGGCCATCCCGCCGGTACCGGGAACGATACTCGCGTCGTCGATAAATTGCAGATGCTTGCAGGTAAAAGTCCCGGCAGGAACCGTCACCTCTTCCTTGCCGATATATAGAGCGCCGATTTTCACCTGTGCGATTTGTGGTGGCGTGGCGCCACGGTGGTCGGGGGAAGGCAGGTAGAAATTCAGCAATTTCTTGTCCTCCGTGCCCCAGTCCACGGTCGACAGCATATAGCCGTCGGACACAATCGGATGGGTGCCGAAACCGGTCAGCGGCAGCTCCGCCTTCACCCGCTGCGATAGGCGTCCGATAGAAGGGCCAAAGCTTTCCATCTCTACATCGGTTCCGTCAAAGCGCATCCAGCCTGATCCCATGAAAGCATCGCCAACTGTGAGCCGGACATGCAAATCCATCGGCTGGCTGTTCTCATCCAGCGAATAAATGACGTCGCGCATCACCGTCGGCTCCGGTTCCTCGATTTCGCAATGGGCACGCAGGGTCACCTTGCCGTCGCCGTGCCGCGTGAACATGAATGTTTCGAAGCCCCGGTTCTGCCCCTCCATGCCGGGTTTGCGCGATGTATATTCCAGACGCCCCTCAATGATGCGATGTTTCATAACAATTTCTCCTTGTTTTTGTCATGCCAGCCGATTATCGGAATGCCAAGAGTAATTTGTCCGGACAAGTTTTAACCCTTCGCAGCAATAACGGAAAGCAGCCCATGGAATTTCTGATCGTAAATGAACTGAGCATTTTGCGCTGGATCCATATCCTGGCCATGGTTTACTGGCTCGGCGGCGAATGGGGCGTGTTTCAGACCAGCTATAATGTCACCAATCGCAATCTGTCGCTCGAAGAGCGCAAGCGGCATATGGAAACCGCCTATCGCATCGACATATTGGCGCGCACGGGAATCGTATTATTGCTGCCGCTCGGGTTGCACATGGGCAAGCTATACGGTTTTGTGCCGTTTCTCGAAGGCAGTGGAATCTGGTGGATGTGGCTGTTTTTCGCAATCTGGCTGGCCATGACCTGGACCGCCTTCATCAAACGGGAAACCAATGTCGGCATCACCGTCACCATGCTCGAGGAAAAGCTGCGCTATCCCCTGATCATCGCCCTGTTCATCCTGTCCTATCTGGCCTTCCAGGGCAACGGTCCGATCGAATCCGGTGAAGGCAGCCACTGGTATCCCGCCAAAATCGCTCTCTATGCCTTTGCATTGTGCATTGGCCTTTTCCTGCGACTGGTCATGCGGCGCTGGACGGAACGGTTCCGGATCCTAGCGGCGGGACCGGATCCCGTGCAGGAAGCGGCGCTCGAGCGGGAAATCGCCCAGGCACGCTTTGCTGCCTATATCTACTGGATCACGATAGCAGGCGTCTGCTTCCTGGGGGCGGTGAAGCCCTTCTAGGGCCGCCGCCCGCAGACGACAGACCCGCGGATCAAATTTCCTTGAGTTCGCGGCTCACTTCTTCGACCGGCGGTTCTGCCTGTTTCAGCTCCTCGACCATCTGGTGCGGACCGCGCATCACCCTGTAGATATATTCGCGGATCATCACACCACGCTCGTAGGCGGCATCCTTGTCCGGGACATAGCTTTCAATGTCATCCCGTGAAATCGTACCCTTTGCATCGAGCAGCCGTTCGACGGTATCCATCCGCTCGCGCAGAACAGACACTTCGCCAACCACTGCCATGAGGATCGAAAGCATTCTCTCGTCCTGGGGTGTGTCGAAATATTCGGGACGCTTGCCTTTGGCCTTTTTATTGGCCGCCGCCATCCAGTCAAATGCTGCGTCGCTCATTCTGCGGCCTCCTGTACTACGTTGGAATTTTTCCAGGCACCATAAGCATGCCAATAGGCTGCTCGCCCATGATCCTCGTCTTCACCGGTCGGCGCTTCTGGGAAAATTTCCCGGTCAACCACAGCACGAACACCGGTTTCAAATAATTCGCCCCGGTCAAAGCCGGCAGCGACCATTTCTTCCTTCATGTCGAGCGCGTGCATCGAGGACCAGAAGGGCTCATTGTTGTTGAATGCATCCCAGTCGCGCAGAAACTGTTCGAACAGCGGCATGCCATCATGATATTCCGGCTGTTCGAGATGCAGCATCAAACCGTCGTCGGCGAGCACGCGATAGCCTTCGGAGAGTATCTTCGGCAACGCCTTGCCGCTGGTTTCGTGCAGGAACATCGTCGTCTGCACCCAGTCGAAACTGCCGTCCTCCCAGCGCGACAGATCTTCGGCATTGGCCTGAACGAACCTGATATTGGTAGCACCCAGCGATTGCGCCCGGGCATGCGCATAGCGCAAAACCGGGGCTGCTGTATCAATCGCGATGATTTCGCATTCCGGAAAAGCGAGCGCGAGCGGAACTATATTGTGGCCGATAGTACAGCCAATATCGAGCACACGGCGCGGTTGCCAGCCCGGCCGGGTTTTCTTGATCCATTCGACCAGCGCTTGTCCGCCACCGTCGGAGAGCGCTCCCAGGCCGCCAGCCGTGGTGGCGAAAAGCCCGCTATCATAATTTGCCCCGGTTGAGATATCACCCGGATATTCCTCACCATGATAGCTGCCAGGCATACAGTGGATATCGACAGCGCTTTGATAGCGGGGAATTGTGATTTCGGGATCCAGTTCCAGGGTATCGCGGCCTTCATTATACTGCCGCGCCTTCGCGTTGAGCTCTTCGATCTGCCGCAACACGATCGCCCGGCCATTCTGCTGGCGCATCTCCATCGAATTGCGTTTCAGCGCCGACCAGAACTGGTGGAAGGGATCGGCATTCATCGCATGCCGGATTTCGAACCGGTCTTTCGGTTCTCGGCCCTGCTCCTTCTTGAATTTTGGCAGAACGCGGGAATCATAGGCGAGCTTGTTGCCCGGCCCGAGCGCCCCCGACAGAAATTTGTTGAAATTGGCCAGAAAATCGAAACGCGCTACTTCGTCATGCGATGGCACCGGCGATACGCCATGCCGGGCAACGGCGGTATAAGGGGGTGCTACATCGAGCTTGTTGTCACTGCTCATATCAGGTCTTCCTTGATCATACGTTCAATCACTTCTTCCTGTGCGCGCATAAAATAATCGCGGTCGGGAATTCGGGTTTCACCATCTTTTATCAGCCCGTCTGCGCTGTGTATCCGTATTGCTCCATAGGTCGCGGCGAAAAGGTCGAGTCTCTGCCGTGCGAGAAAATTGGTCATCGCCGGTTTTCGCCGGGCAGCGCGCAGCCCCTGCAGATCAATGTCGGCAAAGGCGGTAAATGTTTCTCCGCTGTTCGATTCGGCGAGTACCCTGCCCTTGTAATCGACGACCATGCTATTGCCGTCGGCGGATGCCAGAGGAAGCGTGCTATTCTCTATTCCTGCGGTGTTGGCTGAAACCACATAGGCCATATTCTCCTGCGCTCTTGCGCGCTTGCCGATATCCTTGGGCGTGTCGAGCGGCGACCCGATTTCCGAACTGCTGTGCACGAAAATTTCTGCGCCGCGCAGCGCATGGGCGCGCGCAATTTCCGGATAGAGAATCTCTTCCGATGCAATGGCGGCCAGACTGCCGATCTCGGTACGGGCAACCGGAAACACGCCGTCCAGCCCATAGATATCCAGATATTTCGACCAGACATCATGCGGCGTCGGCGCAAACATCGAATTCAGCCGCCTATAGCGCAGCACAACATCGCCGGAGGGGGCAATGATGAAACAGGCCTGAAAATAGAGACCGGGGAAATTCCTGTCGACCTCGTAGGCGTTGCCGGCGATGAACATATTCAGCCGCTGCGCCATGGCCCCCAGGGCTTCATATTCCGGTCCGTCTACCTCGAGTGCCGCCTTGTCCGCAAAATCCGGAATGGAGATGCGTCCCGGATAGCTGGTCAGCAGATATTCCGGCAAGACCGCCAATTTTACCGGGTTACCTGCATATTGCTGGATGAATATCGTGGCGGAACGGATCTTGCTCTCCAGTTCGCCGATCATGGCCAGCATTTGCGCCCGGGCCGCGGCCTTGTCGGGCGTGTTTTCCACCGATCGCGCCGCCAGCTGCATGGCGACCGCCGAATATAATATTTTGTCCGTCATGCTGTTCTCATCTTCATTTTTCCGTATACCCGCAAGAAGACTGGTGGGCGTGGACGCGCAGATCGCGGCGGC
This genomic window contains:
- a CDS encoding zinc-dependent alcohol dehydrogenase family protein, whose amino-acid sequence is MKVWEIGARTGIDGLRMTERDQPTAGAGELLVKVTASGLNFRDLMVLSGNYGENLPEGRIPLSDGVGVVEAIGEGVAGFAVGDRVTAPHFLNWLDGPYNFGIFGTDLGVTADGWLAEKITLPASAAIVLPDAVDDQTAASLSVVAGTVWHAMVAFGAVKPGELVLAQGTGGVSIFALQLAKALGADFAISSSSDDKLARAQEMGADYVVNYRDRPDWASALLEKTGGRGADVVVDTLGFPALGETVAATAVNGRIGTLGALSGSPQATASASQGAIIGKNITIKGIASGSRAMTADAIAVVAEHGISNPVDKQFSFADAPAAYRYLESGSHFGKILIRPDEMPVS
- a CDS encoding FAD-dependent oxidoreductase; the encoded protein is MNILIIGAGLGGLTAAIALRKRGMDVEVHEAAGRLEETGAGLTLGLGAQHVFRALGLQGAVAAKACPAGVLPFLHYRNARLLMGDFDPGDGRADDGEADIVRHIYRADLQQVLIDALESLGGRIFTGHKLVEFTDEGNQVLAKFANGDTAAGDLLVGADGVRSAVRAMLRPGDEPRFTEHIAYRFLVPMEQASPYMDLGRSAIFIGPQRTFNRYTMCNGEVVNCAGIVETREPVPEGWSIGATQSELAQAFAGWHDDVVGLIGHASNIIKWGLYDRKPLASWSRGRAVLLGDAAHAMLPFLGMGAAMAIEDGFILAKALTQEPDTDQALARYEAARQPRTEQVHAASLVQGQVTQAINPDQFKPASAPMNNMAMMAFNPVAAPL
- a CDS encoding class I SAM-dependent methyltransferase; this encodes MSSDNKLDVAPPYTAVARHGVSPVPSHDEVARFDFLANFNKFLSGALGPGNKLAYDSRVLPKFKKEQGREPKDRFEIRHAMNADPFHQFWSALKRNSMEMRQQNGRAIVLRQIEELNAKARQYNEGRDTLELDPEITIPRYQSAVDIHCMPGSYHGEEYPGDISTGANYDSGLFATTAGGLGALSDGGGQALVEWIKKTRPGWQPRRVLDIGCTIGHNIVPLALAFPECEIIAIDTAAPVLRYAHARAQSLGATNIRFVQANAEDLSRWEDGSFDWVQTTMFLHETSGKALPKILSEGYRVLADDGLMLHLEQPEYHDGMPLFEQFLRDWDAFNNNEPFWSSMHALDMKEEMVAAGFDRGELFETGVRAVVDREIFPEAPTGEDEDHGRAAYWHAYGAWKNSNVVQEAAE
- a CDS encoding nitrilase-related carbon-nitrogen hydrolase; this encodes MTDKILYSAVAMQLAARSVENTPDKAAARAQMLAMIGELESKIRSATIFIQQYAGNPVKLAVLPEYLLTSYPGRISIPDFADKAALEVDGPEYEALGAMAQRLNMFIAGNAYEVDRNFPGLYFQACFIIAPSGDVVLRYRRLNSMFAPTPHDVWSKYLDIYGLDGVFPVARTEIGSLAAIASEEILYPEIARAHALRGAEIFVHSSSEIGSPLDTPKDIGKRARAQENMAYVVSANTAGIENSTLPLASADGNSMVVDYKGRVLAESNSGETFTAFADIDLQGLRAARRKPAMTNFLARQRLDLFAATYGAIRIHSADGLIKDGETRIPDRDYFMRAQEEVIERMIKEDLI